The DNA window ggaacggagggagtattaagtATTAAGAGCATACAGAACAGATCACTAGGtggtaaaaagtttaaaatagctaGGAAAATTAACAGAGCTTGCATATCAGAAAGTTGCAATttgaagaaaataataattacttaaAACAGTACCTGCTGAAGAGATGCCCGCTCTACCCGCATAGACATGCCAAGAGCTCTTTGATCTGAACAACAAAATTTGTAATATCATCAAATtagcaatattttttttttaaaaaaggtcAGCGAACAAATAATAAACACGCACGTTTCTTTCCATTGATGTGGTCCAAGTAATTTGCAGAATCCTTTACTACACATTCACATACTGAACAATAGTATCCAGCCTGaaatagagaaaataaaaattcagaaaaataGGAAAACAAAAATTCCCAATTACCACATAATATTTCCTTTTTATGCAGAGACAAAAGAAGCAGCATAAACTTGACACGATGTTCACCCTAAGAGACTTAACAGAAAACTTGTATGCATGCTATGCAATGGATGGAAATAAACTCAAGTAATAGAGAAGCAGAGGCCAATGTTTATCTACCTTAATAGAGAGAGCATTATAATTATCAATAGTCTGAACCGCTATCTATAGTCAAAATTATTAGCATTCAAATTAGAAAAGTCAATGTTTTCCTCTGCACAAAACGTTTTTTGAAGTGGGAGAAGTGCGTGTGAAACATTTAGTACAGAAATTTGAACTCTGATAGACCTATGTTAGCTAACTAAACTTCATTGGCTACTAATAAGGGACAACAAATATCCTTTAAACTTTAACTATTAAGTTGTTTTCAATTGCTAATATACCATAGCTACGCGCACACAAATTTTCAGCTTTCCTCTCTACTTTTACCAATCTCATTCAGTTTCtactaacttaaaaaaaaaataaagacaatGTTAAATGTAATGATGGTGCAACACATTATGAGGATATATAGcagtgaagaaaaaaaaaagctaacAAGGAACAAAGAAAGAAGCAAGCAAACTTTCTTCAAGTAACTTCACTAAAGATAATTCTACCTAGCTTAATCAGTCAATTTGCAAACGCACTGCTCCCAGAAATCACATCAATATTACATGACAACCAAACCAAATATATGAAAGGAAAGAATCCATAGGAACATGATAACACATACCTGCTGGCTCAGAGGTGCTATAGGAGTAACAACCTGTAAAGagatcaaatatgaaaaaaaagtaAGTGACTGGACATAGAGATCATACAGACCGAAACTCCATGATATTTGATATTAGAAATGTCTGAAACTTCAACATTTAGCATGCATTCAATCACAAGAAGCAGATAAAAATGCATAATATCAAATAACTAGGGAATTATCGAAACGAACAACAATCTCATGCCATAATACAAGAACAAAAATATGAACAGGCCAAAAAAAGTAAAGCATAAAATTTCCAATCTCAGCTACTGGTTGAAGTTCGCATAAGATACAATCTAATTTAATATACTTCTTTCCACAAAAGTCACTTTAAACAACAAATGACATGAAACTAGCTATCACTTCATATATGAACTCCGTTCTACATATTCCAAGGAACATTTCTTCTGAGTTTAACATTCCTTACTTTTATGATTTAACACCAACTGGTCACCATAAAAAAATAGCAGTCTCTAAAGAGCATACTATATACAAAAGTTTGATAGTCTCTTAAAATCTTATCAATAAGTCAATATAATAACCTATCTAATTTTTCCAGCAAGCTCTATTTTACTGTAGCAACCACTACTTATTAGCATAAAATAAGTTCATTTGGTTTCATAAATTCTGGAAATTAAATAGAACAGGAAGTAACTAACCTGAGTTTTCCCTAATCGAGAATCGAGGTCTACTTGATAATCTCTATGCTTCAAGGGCTTCCTCTGCACAGGAGGACCTTTTGCTGCACAATAATAGTCAAAATCAATAATCATTACCGTTTCGTTAACACTTCatcaactaaaaaaataaattgagaaGCAATAGCTAAAACAAAGATGTTTGAGCAAAAACATTTACTTacattttgatttaaatcgcccCTCATCCTCCTGAACAAAAACATCAATAATCGAACAAAAGCAGATAAAAAAGTTAGTTTCTAAGCTAATAAAATTCAGTAAAGTGAAGTTTTTAATGATGAAGATCAAACAAACCTCCTTTTCACGCTCACGAGCTCGTTCTAAATACTCTTCTTTATCAAATTTTCTTCTAAATGTGTTATCAACACCACCAGCCTACAgagaattgtatttttaaattgaaaaacttATAAGTTATTGAATTAATGAAATCAGAAGCAAAACTAAGAACACACTATAAATTCAATTCAATCAAAAATAATACACCGAATTTGAACTTACATTATTATGAGCCATTTAAGCAAGAAAATCTTAACCTGGAAACAGAAACAGGTGAT is part of the Mercurialis annua linkage group LG3, ddMerAnnu1.2, whole genome shotgun sequence genome and encodes:
- the LOC126673503 gene encoding uncharacterized protein LOC126673503 — translated: MAHNNAGGVDNTFRRKFDKEEYLERAREREKEEDEGRFKSKSKGPPVQRKPLKHRDYQVDLDSRLGKTQVVTPIAPLSQQAGYYCSVCECVVKDSANYLDHINGKKHQRALGMSMRVERASLQQVQERFEILKKRKDPGNFTEQDLDERILKQQQEEEERKRQRRERKKEKKKEKAAEEEEEVEIDPDVAAMMGFGGFGSSKK